In a single window of the Salmo trutta chromosome 23, fSalTru1.1, whole genome shotgun sequence genome:
- the LOC115159237 gene encoding protein lin-54 homolog: MDVVSPELNILLPDEIMDTEAIVMDDDPPAESPTASGQSQPSDDAPIPMETDVLAVPEIVSLCSDATPTQRTQALTTSITTDSTLCSTTSATQLLLTPSIASSSPLTLRPATASTLTSTSPGVVSLTSGGLQKLSANHQIILNKVASSPGADTTRSPGTTTITPGGQKFMVTAIGKSGQSIVLQLPHTGSKPGSGQGEAKAHPQHFKVLTIGGRTDLKPVMVGQAVSSASQVSTLQAQQLKTVQIAKKTQVSSAGPIKFIITKAVNNKGLTAQTSVSNVITGRVLSTSSPVTSPRTITLSETLSSSSKIAISPLKSPSKLTVVSVASQVPNSPQKSVSLPLNMAHLGQQILVQQSTATSPAKPMKPVQTVTVGGPQFKTIFPLSTSSNVQQIQVPGSRFHYVRLVTATTGSSTGQAGSHCTNSSMTAKPMVVNTAQVRMSVPIIPAQTMKQVVPKPLTSSGQLLTTQTQQRLIMPATPLPQIQPNLTNLPPGTVLAPGSGNMGYAVLPAHYVTQLQQSAYVTLASSSGFPNPTGIQTQARLPLNGLSTSDAASRPRKPCNCNKSQCLKLYCDCFANGEFCQNCNCTNCFNNLEHETERAKAIKACLDRNPEAFKPKIGKGKEGESDRRHSKGCNCKRSGCLKNYCECYEAKIMCSSTCKCVGCKNFEESPERKTLMHLADAAEVRVQQQTAAKTKLSSQISDLFTRTTPSITSGGGRMPFTFVTKEVAEATCECLLEQAEQAELIQQPQATAERMILEEFGRCLMRIISSAGKTDCPSINC; this comes from the exons ATGGATGTGGTGTCGCCAGAGCTGAACATCCTCCTCCCTGACGAGATAATGGACACCGAGGCCATCGTCATGGACGACGACCCCCCGGCCGAGTCCCCTACAGCCTCTGGCCAATCACAGCCCAGCGACGATGCACCAATCCCCATGGAAACAGATGTTCTCGCCGTCCCAGAGATCGTTAGCCTGTGTTCGGATGCCACTCCGACCCAGCGGACCCAGGCCCTGACCACCTCCATCACCACAGACTCCACACTCTGTAGCACCACCTCTGCCACTCAGCTCCTCCTCACCCCATCCATAGCTTCATCCTCCCCCCTTACCCTCCGACCCGCCACAGCCTCCACCCTCACCTCTACCAGCCCGGGCGTGGTCAGTCTCACCTCGGGGGGCTTACAGAAGCTCTCAGCCAACCACCAGATCATCCTCAATAAGGTGGCCTCATCCCCGGGAGCAGACACCACCAGGTCCCCAGGCACCACCACTATCACTCCAGGGGGCCAGAAGTTCATGGTGACGGCCATAGGCAAGTCAGGCCAGTCTATTGTGCTGCAGCTGCCCCACACGGGCTCCAAGCCTGGCTCAGGTCAGGGGGAGGCCAAGGCCCACCCGCAGCATTTCAAGGTGCTGACAATAGGGGGGAGGACAGACCTGAAGCCAGTCATGGTGGGGCAGGCGGTCAGCTCGGCCAGTCAGGTGTCCACCTTGCAGGCCCAGCAGCTGAAGACTGTTCAG ATTGCAAAGAAAACGCAGGTGTCATCAGCTGGACCAATCAAGTTCATCATCACTAAAGCTGTCAACAACAAAGGTCTGACCGCCCAGACATCAGTATCCAATGTCATTACAG GTCGAGTCCTGTCCACGAGCAGCCCAGTGACCTCCCCGCGGAccatcactctctctgagaccctCAGCTCCAGCAGCAAGATTGCCATCTCCCCCCTCAAGTCACCTAGCAAA TTGACAGTGGTGTCGGTGGCCTCCCAGGTACCCAACTCCCCTCAGAAGTCAGTGTCTCTGCCGCTCAACATGGCCCACCTGGGACAGCAGATACTAGTACAACAGTCTACAGCCACCTCTCCAGCCAAG ccCATGAAGCCGGTGCAGACTGTGACGGTGGGCGGCCCCCAGTTTAAGACCATCTTCCCCCTGTCCACCTCGTCCAACGTGCAGCAGATCCAGGTGCCAGGCAGCCGCTTCCACTACGTCAGGCTGGTCACTGCCACCACGGGCAGCAGCACGGGACAGGCCGGCAGCCACTGCACCAACTCATCCATGACCG CCAAGCCCATGGTGGTCAACACAGCCCAAGTCAGGATGTCTGTCCCCATCATCCCAGCACAGACCATGAAGcag gtGGTGCCCAAGCCCCTGACGTCGTCGGGCCAGTTACTGACTACCCAGACCCAGCAGAGGTTGATCATGCCCGCCACGCCGCTGCCCCAGATCCAGCCCAACCTCACCAACCTACCCCCGGGCACCGTGCTGGCGCCTGGGTCTGGGAACATGGGCTATGCTGTGCTGCCCGCACATTATGTCACGCAG CTCCAACAGTCTGCGTATGTGACTTTGGCCAGCAGCTCTGGGTTCCCCAACCCTACAGGCATCCAGACTCAGGCCAGACTGCCTCTCAATGG TTTATCAACATCAGACGCTGCCTCCAGACCACGGAAGCCCTGCAACTGCAACAAGTCGCAGTGTCTCAAACT GTACTGTGACTGCTTTGCCAACGGGGAGTTCTGTCAGAACTGTAACTGTACCAACTGCTTCAACAACCTGGAACACGAGACTGAGCGAGCTAAAGCCATCAAG GCGTGTCTGGACCGTAACCCGGAGGCGTTCAAGCCGAAGATCGGTAAAGGTAAAGAGGGCGAGTCGGACCGCAGACACAGCAAAGGCTGCAACTGTAAACGCTCAGGATGCCTGAAGAACTACTGCGAGTGTTACGAG gCCAAGATCATGTGCTCGTCTACCTGTAAGTGTGTTGGCTGTAAGAACTTTGAGGAGAGCCCTGAGAGGAAGACTCTGATGCACCTGGCCGACGCAGCTGAGGTCAGAGTTCAACAGCAGACGGCAGCCAAGACCAAGCTGTCGTCGCAGATCTCAGACCTGTTCACAAGGACCACCCCGTCCATCACCAGCGGAGGGGGGAG GATGCCTTTTACATTTGTGACGAAGGAGGTGGCAGAGGCCACGTGTGAGTGTCTGCTGGAGCAGGCTGAGCAGGCAGAGCTGATCCAGCAGCCCCAGGCCACCGCAGAGAGGATGATCCTGGAGGAGTTTGGACGCTGCCTCATGAGAATCATCAGCTCAGCGGGCAAGACGGACTGTCCCTCCATCAACTGCTAG